The following are encoded in a window of Roseimaritima ulvae genomic DNA:
- a CDS encoding DUF1501 domain-containing protein, with protein sequence MVHSQPFLSRRRLLQTTGAGFGSLALNAMLADEARAASVKPASPSTAEASPLPHFAAKAKRVIFLFMKGGPSHMDTFDYKPQLQKDDGKPLPFEKPRVQFAPTSELLGSPWKFKRYGESGIAVSELFPHVAECVDDLCIINSLHGTNPAHGGACLKLHTGSDVFVRPSMGAWVNYGLGTENENLPGFITICPTLAHGGTKNWGSAFLPASCAGTPLGNASLSSEQARVKYVHNARLSLASQRVQLDLTQSLNREFLASTGPDSALEARIKSFELAFRMQTEMPDALDLADETQHMHRLYGIDEEKTADFGRQCLMARRFVERGVRFVQVTHSNTEVQWDQHGNLRKGHEQNAAEVDKPIAGLLRDLKARGLLHDTLVLWGGEFGRTPTCQGSGRDGRDHNPEGFTMWMAGGGVRSGIQYGETDEYGYYATVNKVHVHDLHATLLHLMGVDHLRLTYRHAGRDFRLTDVAGRVVEDIIA encoded by the coding sequence ATGGTGCATTCACAACCTTTCCTTTCACGTCGGCGGTTGCTGCAGACCACCGGCGCTGGCTTCGGCTCGCTGGCGTTGAACGCCATGTTGGCTGACGAGGCTCGAGCTGCGTCGGTTAAACCGGCCAGCCCCTCGACCGCGGAGGCATCCCCCCTGCCCCATTTTGCGGCTAAGGCCAAACGGGTCATCTTTCTGTTCATGAAGGGCGGTCCTTCGCATATGGACACCTTCGACTACAAGCCGCAATTGCAAAAAGACGACGGCAAGCCACTGCCGTTCGAAAAACCTCGCGTGCAATTTGCCCCGACCAGCGAGTTGTTGGGGTCGCCCTGGAAATTCAAACGCTACGGTGAAAGTGGGATCGCCGTCAGCGAACTGTTCCCGCATGTCGCCGAGTGTGTTGATGATCTGTGCATTATCAATTCGCTGCACGGCACCAATCCGGCCCACGGGGGCGCGTGTTTGAAACTGCACACCGGCAGCGACGTGTTTGTGCGGCCCAGTATGGGCGCCTGGGTGAACTATGGATTGGGAACCGAAAACGAAAACCTGCCAGGCTTTATCACCATCTGCCCAACCCTGGCACACGGCGGCACCAAAAACTGGGGCTCCGCGTTCCTGCCGGCCAGTTGCGCCGGAACCCCGCTGGGCAATGCCAGCCTGTCCTCCGAACAAGCCCGCGTCAAATACGTGCATAACGCTCGGCTGTCTCTGGCATCCCAACGCGTGCAGTTGGATCTGACGCAATCGCTGAATCGCGAATTTCTGGCTTCGACCGGCCCCGACTCTGCCCTCGAAGCCCGTATCAAATCCTTTGAGTTGGCGTTTCGCATGCAGACCGAAATGCCCGACGCCCTGGACCTGGCCGATGAAACCCAACACATGCATCGGCTGTACGGAATCGACGAGGAAAAAACGGCGGACTTCGGTCGCCAATGCCTGATGGCTCGACGATTCGTCGAACGTGGCGTGCGGTTTGTCCAAGTCACGCACAGCAATACCGAAGTCCAATGGGATCAGCACGGTAACCTTCGCAAAGGACATGAACAAAACGCCGCCGAAGTGGATAAACCGATCGCGGGCCTGCTGCGAGATCTCAAAGCACGAGGCCTGCTGCACGATACGCTGGTGCTGTGGGGCGGCGAATTTGGACGCACGCCCACCTGTCAGGGCAGCGGTCGTGACGGGCGTGATCACAACCCCGAAGGCTTTACGATGTGGATGGCCGGCGGGGGCGTGCGCAGCGGTATTCAGTACGGCGAAACCGACGAGTACGGCTATTACGCCACGGTCAACAAAGTGCATGTGCACGACCTGCACGCCACGCTATTGCATCTGATGGGCGTGGACCATTTGCGGTTAACCTATCGACACGCTGGGCGTGATTTCCGCTTGACCGATGTCGCGGGCCGAGTCGTAGAAGACATCATCGCTTGA